A region of the Agromyces sp. CF514 genome:
GAAGGGCAGCTCGGCGCCGTCGGCGCCGACGACGTTCACGAAGACCATGCCGGCGTCGATCTTGTCGGCGACGCGCAGCGCCTGCTCGGAGTCGGTCGTGAAGACGTACGAGCCGAGGCCGAACGGGGTGTCGTTCGCGAGCTCGATCGCGGCGTCTTCGTCGGCGACCTTGAAGACCTGGGCGACCGGGCCGAAGAACTCCTCGTGGAACGCGTCGGAGCCGGGCTTGACGTCGGTGAGGATCGTGGCCGAGTAGTAGTTGCCGTTGCGGGTGCCGCCCGAGTGCAGCGTGGCACCCTGCGCGACGGCGCGCTCGACCTGGTCGGCCAGGCCGTCGGCCGCCTTCGCAGAGGAGAGCGGGCCGAGGGCGGTGCCCTCCTTGGCGGGGTCGCCCTCGGCGACGGCGTTCATCGCGGCCGTGAACTTGTCGAGGAACGGCTGGTAGAGGTCCTCGACGACGATGAAGCGCTTGGCCGCGTTGCAGGCCTGGCCGTTGTTGTCGACGCGGGCGAAGACCGCCGACTCGACGGTCGCGTCGAGGTCGTCGGTCGAGAGCAGGATGAAGGGGTCGGAGCCGCCGAGCTCCAGCACGACCTTCTTCAGGTGGCGACCGGCGATCTCGGCGATCGCGGCACCGGCGCGCTCGGAGCCCGTGAGCGAGACGCCCTGCACGCGCGGGTCGGCGATGACGGTCTCGATCTGGGCGTGCGAGGCGTAGACGTTGACGTACGCACCCTCGGGGAACCCGGCGTCGAGGAAGATCTGCTCCATCGCGGCGGCCGACGCGGGGCACTGCTCGGCGTGCTTCAGCAGGATCGTGTTGCCGATGATGAGGTTCGGGCCGGCGAAGCGCGCGACCTGGTAGTAGGGGAAGTTCCACGGCATGATGCCGAGCAGCGGGCCGAGCGACGAACGGCGGATGAGTGCCGAACCCTCGCCCGCGAGCAGGTCGATCTGCTCGTCGGCGAGCAGCGACTCGGCGTTGTCGGCGTAGTACTCGTAGATCGCGGCGGCGAACTCGACCTCGCCGACGGCCTGCTCGATGGGCTTGCCCATCTCGCGGACGATGATCTCGCCGAGCTCCTGAGCACGCTCGTTGTGCAGTTCGGCGACGCGGCGGATGAGGGCGGCGCGCTCGGCGACGGTCGTGTTCTTCGACCAGGTGCGGTGCGTCTCGGCGGCCTTCGCGATGGCGGCCTGCAGTGCCTCGTCGGAGATCGTGTCGTAGGACTCGACCGTCTCGCCGGTGGCGGGGTTGATCACGGCATAGCTCATGGGGTTTCTCCTTCTCGGGTGCACTCGCAGAGCTTCGTCTGCCTCGGTGCATACGCTCGGTTCAAAGATACGTTAACGGATGATTAGATTCGACCCGGATGCCGCAGGCAGCCGATTCCGCTTGCCGCGGGCGGCGGCGGCGGCGAGGTCTGAGGGCTACGGGCGGCCGGGTGCCGCGGGGGAGACCAGCACCCGGAACGGCGTGCCGTCGCAGGGGATCGCCGCGGCCGCGCCGCCCGCGAGCTGGCCGACCTGCAGCGACGGCTCGGTCGACAGCACGACGCGCGAGTCGGCGTTCACGAGCGCGAGCGGCTCGTCGGCGGCGAGGAACCGGGCGAGCAGCTCCGTCTCGAGGCGGCGCACGGTCACGTCGGCGCCGACGACGCCGACCATGCGCTCGCCGTCGGGCGCGTGCACGGGCATCGTGAGCGTGAGCAGGTAGTCGCACGTGCAGAGGTGGTCGACGTACGGGCCGGTGACGTGCGCCTGCCGCGTGGTGGACGGGATGCGGTACCACTCGAGCGACCGGAAGTCCCGCAGGTACTCGGTGTAGCCGCGGGTCGAGAGATCGAGCCGCGTCGGCGCCTCGGTCGAGCCGAGCACGGGGTTGTCGTCGAGCGGGCCCAGCCACCAGGCGAAGTGCACGTCGCGTCCGCGCACGATCTCGCCGTCGGCGATGAACCCGGCTCCGACGTATCGCGGCTCGGGTTCGACGAGCAGGGGAAGCACGAGGCCCGCGACGACCTGGTCGAGCTCGGCGGGGCGCACCTCGCCGACCGTCGCGTCGCTGGCGATCTCGCGGATGCCGGGGGCGATCGCCTGCTCGATCGGCGCACGCCAATCGGCGAGCTGCTCGAACACCTCGGCGAACAGGCGCGAGACGGCCGCGGCGGCGTCGAGCGCGGCCGCGGGCGTGGGCTGCTCAGTGGTCATCGATGCCTCCTCCGCGTTCGACCCTGGCCTTCGCGGCGAGCAGCCGCGCGGACAGCGCGGTCACGAGCTCGCCGGCGGCCGCTCGCGCGTCGATCGGACGGTGGGCCGCGACGGCGGCGACGATGCGGCGGTCGGAGGCCGCGGCATCCGCTCGCTCGTCGGCTTCGTCGAGGCCGAGCAGCAGGAGCGGGCCGAACTCCGCCTGGAGGCGGATCTGCTCGCGCACGAGCCTGGCCGACTGGCTGAGCACGGCGAGCTCGAGGAAGAAGCCGCCCTGGTTCGTGCGCGCGCCGGCCGCGGTCGTGAAGTCGGCGGCGTCGAGCCAGGCGCCGAGGCGCTCGGCATCGGCGTCGGAGGCGCGCTCGGCGGCCCGCTCGGCGATGCCCGCGAGGATTGCGCCGAAGTAGACGGCCATGTCGCTGAGCTCGACCTGTGCGAGCGCGCGCAGGCGAGCCGTGAGGATCGTGCGGTGATCGGCGTCGTCGGGCGAGACGAAGCTTCCGCCCTCGCGCCCGCGGCGCGTCTGGACGAGCCCCGCCTCGCGGAGGATGCCGAGACCCTCGCGCACGGTGATGAGCGCGACGCCGAAGCGACGGGCGAGCTCGGGTTCGCTGGGCAGGCGCTCGCCGGGGTCGAGCACGCCCAGCACGATGCCGTCGGTGAGGCGCTGCGCGACCTGTTCGGCGCGGCCCGCATCGGCGAGCTGGGCGAACACGGCTTCGCGTGCGCCGGGGCCCACCCTCGATTCCATGCGTTTCAGGCTAGTGGAGGGGGAAGGCGCGGGAGGGCGACGCGCCAGAAAAAGATTCACTATAGGATGAATATGGATCGACGGTGATGGAGGCGGGCGATGGTGAACGAGCAGCGGGGCACGGCGACGACCGGCGTGCTCGCCGGCATCCGCATCGCCGACTTCTCGCGTGTGCTGGCCGGGCCCTACGCCACGATGATGCTCGCCGACTTCGGGGCCGACGTCGTGAAGATCGAACCGCCGACCGGCGACGACACCCGGCACTGGACCCCGCCCGTCGACGCGAGCGGGCAGGCCACCTACTTCGGCAGCGTCAACCGCAACAAGCGATCGGTCGCGCTCGACCTGACGGATGCCGCGGGGCTCGCCGAGGCGCGCAGGCTCGCCGCCTCGGCCGACGTCGTGATCGAGAACTTCCGTCCGGGCGTCATGGCCCGGTTCGGACTCGCCTACGACGACGTGCGGGCGCTGAACCCCGCCGCCGTGTACTGCTCGATCACGGGCTTCGGCGCAGGCCGGGGGGCTGCCCTGGCCGGGTACGACCTGCTCGTGCAGGCGGTCGGCGGACTCATGTCGATCACCGGCGAACCCGACGGCGACCCGGCCAAGGCCGGCGTCGCGCTCGTCGACGTGCTCACCGGGCAGAACGCGCTCGCCGGCATCCTGCTCGCGCTGCGCGAGCGCGACCGCACCGGGTTCGGCCAACTCGTCGAGGTCGACCTGCTCGGCAGCCTGCTCTCTGCGCTCACCAACCAGGCCGCCTCGACCCTCGCCACCGGTGCGCCGCCGCGACGGCTCGGCAACGCGCACCCGAGCATCGCGCCCTACGCCGTGTTCCACGCGGCCGACCGCGAGCTCGTGATCGCCGTCGGCAACGACAAGCAGTTCCGCGCCCTCGCCGCGGCGCTCGGCGAGCCCGCGCTCGCCGACGACACGCGCTTCGCCGCCAACGCCGCGCGCGTTGCACATCGCCACGAGCTGACCGAGATCATCGAGAGCGTGCTCGCCGAGGCCTCCGCAGCTCACTGGATCGGGCTGCTCGAGCCCGCAGGCGTGCCCGCCGGGCTCGTGAACGACATCGGCGAGGCCATCGCGTTCGCCGAGGCGCTCGGGCTCGAGCCCGTCGCGGAGACGCGGCGGGAAGCCGCCGAGGCCGCCGGCGATGCCGCCGATGCCGCTGCCGAAGAGGCCGACCCGGAGGCGTCGGCGACCACGGCCGTGAGCCGCACGGTCGCGAACCCGATCCGGCTCTCGGCCACCCCCGCGACCTACCTGACCCCGCCGCCCGCGCTCGACGAGCACCGCGGGGCCGACTGGCATCCGACCCCCTCGAAAGGACCGCACGCATGACCGCAACCGCCCCGCGCATCGACTCCGTCTTCGACCTCGACGCCCTGCTCACCGAGGAGGAGCGCGAGTGGCAGCAGCGCGCCCGCGCGATCGCGCAGGAGCAGATCGCGCCGATCATCGAGGACGACTTCGAGCACAAGCACTTCCGCCGCGAGCTCGTCAAGGTGCTCGGCGACGCGGGCCTGCTCGGCATGCACCTGCAGGGCTACGGATGCGCCGGCGCCGGCGCGGTGGCCTACGGGCTCGTGTGCCTCGAGCTCGAGGCCGCCGACAGCGGCTGGCGCACGTTCGTCTCGGTGCAGGGC
Encoded here:
- a CDS encoding NAD-dependent succinate-semialdehyde dehydrogenase, with the translated sequence MSYAVINPATGETVESYDTISDEALQAAIAKAAETHRTWSKNTTVAERAALIRRVAELHNERAQELGEIIVREMGKPIEQAVGEVEFAAAIYEYYADNAESLLADEQIDLLAGEGSALIRRSSLGPLLGIMPWNFPYYQVARFAGPNLIIGNTILLKHAEQCPASAAAMEQIFLDAGFPEGAYVNVYASHAQIETVIADPRVQGVSLTGSERAGAAIAEIAGRHLKKVVLELGGSDPFILLSTDDLDATVESAVFARVDNNGQACNAAKRFIVVEDLYQPFLDKFTAAMNAVAEGDPAKEGTALGPLSSAKAADGLADQVERAVAQGATLHSGGTRNGNYYSATILTDVKPGSDAFHEEFFGPVAQVFKVADEDAAIELANDTPFGLGSYVFTTDSEQALRVADKIDAGMVFVNVVGADGAELPFGGIKRSGSGRELGRFGADEFVNKKMIRIG
- a CDS encoding FadR/GntR family transcriptional regulator, which gives rise to MESRVGPGAREAVFAQLADAGRAEQVAQRLTDGIVLGVLDPGERLPSEPELARRFGVALITVREGLGILREAGLVQTRRGREGGSFVSPDDADHRTILTARLRALAQVELSDMAVYFGAILAGIAERAAERASDADAERLGAWLDAADFTTAAGARTNQGGFFLELAVLSQSARLVREQIRLQAEFGPLLLLGLDEADERADAAASDRRIVAAVAAHRPIDARAAAGELVTALSARLLAAKARVERGGGIDDH
- a CDS encoding CaiB/BaiF CoA-transferase family protein, translated to MVNEQRGTATTGVLAGIRIADFSRVLAGPYATMMLADFGADVVKIEPPTGDDTRHWTPPVDASGQATYFGSVNRNKRSVALDLTDAAGLAEARRLAASADVVIENFRPGVMARFGLAYDDVRALNPAAVYCSITGFGAGRGAALAGYDLLVQAVGGLMSITGEPDGDPAKAGVALVDVLTGQNALAGILLALRERDRTGFGQLVEVDLLGSLLSALTNQAASTLATGAPPRRLGNAHPSIAPYAVFHAADRELVIAVGNDKQFRALAAALGEPALADDTRFAANAARVAHRHELTEIIESVLAEASAAHWIGLLEPAGVPAGLVNDIGEAIAFAEALGLEPVAETRREAAEAAGDAADAAAEEADPEASATTAVSRTVANPIRLSATPATYLTPPPALDEHRGADWHPTPSKGPHA